One part of the Saprospiraceae bacterium genome encodes these proteins:
- a CDS encoding phosphatase PAP2 family protein, producing MEALCFQIGFFSSNYGNTAITYSVFKHSKRIALLITDPASLRNHCMNFSSKNIKTVLSFLVIICQISFIAKGQDTLKLLETSAVFEDLNNKPKPYRFITNIPDDLKQIFCSPFKKEHMTGFLITVAATSVLIPFDQQIANGLKQFCRQIHLYSQTDFAVPLKIGKAKIIRIPRNLNSGLYQLGEGGTSMILATGLFVYGKLAHDKKSVGVALDLTETFITMGLSTQIIKRITGRESPFRATADGGIWRPLPSFKSYQTNTSRYDAFPSGHLATMMATVTTLTLNYPQKKWIKPVGYSIIGLTGLAMINTDVHWISDYPLALALGYIASRITFYKNHRGKKGFSKI from the coding sequence ATGGAAGCACTTTGTTTCCAAATTGGATTTTTTAGCTCTAACTATGGCAACACCGCTATAACTTACAGCGTGTTTAAACATTCAAAACGAATAGCTCTCTTAATAACCGATCCTGCATCTCTTCGAAATCACTGTATGAATTTTAGTTCTAAAAATATTAAAACAGTTCTTTCCTTTTTAGTTATTATTTGTCAAATTTCTTTTATTGCTAAAGGACAAGACACTCTAAAATTGTTGGAAACAAGTGCTGTATTTGAAGATCTTAACAATAAACCTAAACCATATCGGTTTATTACGAATATACCAGATGATTTAAAACAAATATTTTGTTCCCCTTTTAAAAAGGAGCATATGACTGGTTTTTTAATTACAGTTGCTGCTACTTCCGTTTTAATACCATTTGACCAACAAATAGCCAATGGATTGAAGCAGTTTTGTCGGCAGATTCATTTATATTCTCAAACCGATTTTGCGGTACCACTTAAAATTGGTAAAGCAAAAATTATAAGGATTCCACGAAATTTAAATAGTGGTTTATATCAATTGGGAGAAGGCGGAACTTCCATGATTTTGGCAACCGGATTATTTGTTTATGGAAAATTAGCACATGATAAAAAATCGGTTGGGGTAGCGTTGGATCTAACCGAAACTTTTATAACCATGGGATTATCAACCCAAATCATAAAACGAATAACAGGAAGAGAAAGTCCGTTCAGAGCCACAGCAGATGGAGGTATCTGGCGTCCTCTGCCTAGTTTCAAATCATATCAAACGAATACTTCCAGATATGACGCCTTTCCAAGTGGACATTTAGCAACCATGATGGCTACCGTAACTACCTTAACATTAAATTACCCGCAAAAAAAATGGATAAAGCCGGTAGGTTATAGCATTATAGGTTTAACTGGCTTAGCAATGATAAATACCGATGTACATTGGATTAGCGATTATCCTCTAGCCCTTGCTTTGGGTTATATTGCTTCCAGAATCACTTTTTATAAAAATCATAGGGGCAAGAAAGGGTTTTCAAAAATTTGA
- a CDS encoding OmpA family protein: protein MKQLLMCLVVFLVFFETVSYSQESLTANNLTVKAVWFNYHSPNNDNKKLFNDLDNGIELGYTRNLSNLLSLSVPVRFGAARFPIYNESTKDVTSYTRRKIYAGLDALLGLHFYKGKAISPFIYAGIGASAPSFDFDNLHGQAPFGFGLDIKLSDRMGLIAQTDYRFAFKDGYDNWQHALGFRICLCEGDRDKDGYADSKDDCPDDAGTISGCPDRDNDRIRDLDDKCPEEAGVVENYGCPADMDKDGVYDRDDDCPKVAGTIKGCPDKDKDGVADKDDRCPDVAGTIKGCPDTDKDGVVDIDDKCPKVAGPASNFGCPPDKDNDGYPDATDPCPDLAGTINGCPDTDGDGITDNLDKCPNTKGIAALMGCPEIKMEDKKVLDIAMRAVQFQTGTAVITKSSYKNLNDVLVVLNKYPEMNLSIEGHTDSVADDALNQKLSEKRAKACMDYLIKKGINVSRLMSAGYGETKPVGDNKTRDGRQLNRRTEFNPVWR, encoded by the coding sequence ATGAAACAACTATTAATGTGTTTGGTAGTTTTTTTAGTCTTTTTTGAAACGGTAAGTTATAGTCAAGAAAGTCTAACTGCAAATAATCTAACTGTCAAGGCAGTCTGGTTTAATTATCATTCTCCAAATAATGATAATAAAAAACTTTTTAATGATCTGGATAATGGAATTGAACTAGGATATACTCGAAATCTTAGCAATTTATTAAGTTTAAGCGTACCAGTTCGATTTGGTGCTGCCAGATTTCCAATTTATAATGAAAGTACAAAAGATGTTACAAGCTATACAAGACGCAAAATATATGCAGGTTTAGATGCATTATTAGGATTGCATTTCTATAAAGGTAAAGCAATATCGCCTTTTATTTATGCAGGTATTGGGGCTTCTGCACCCTCTTTTGATTTTGACAATCTGCACGGTCAGGCTCCATTTGGATTTGGATTAGACATTAAATTAAGCGACAGAATGGGACTTATAGCTCAAACCGATTATCGCTTTGCTTTTAAAGATGGGTATGATAACTGGCAGCATGCACTCGGCTTCAGAATTTGCCTTTGTGAAGGGGATCGCGATAAAGATGGATATGCCGATAGCAAAGATGATTGTCCGGATGACGCAGGAACGATTAGTGGATGTCCTGATAGAGATAATGATAGAATTCGAGATTTGGATGATAAATGCCCTGAAGAAGCTGGAGTTGTTGAAAATTATGGTTGTCCTGCAGATATGGATAAAGATGGTGTTTATGACCGCGATGATGATTGTCCGAAAGTAGCAGGAACCATTAAAGGTTGTCCTGATAAAGATAAAGATGGTGTTGCCGATAAAGATGATCGCTGCCCAGATGTTGCAGGAACCATTAAAGGTTGCCCTGATACTGATAAAGATGGGGTTGTTGATATTGATGATAAATGTCCGAAAGTAGCTGGTCCGGCTAGTAATTTTGGTTGTCCTCCAGATAAAGATAATGATGGTTACCCTGATGCTACAGATCCATGTCCGGATTTAGCTGGCACTATTAATGGATGCCCTGATACAGATGGAGATGGCATCACAGACAATCTGGATAAATGTCCAAATACTAAAGGTATTGCTGCTTTGATGGGTTGTCCTGAAATTAAAATGGAAGACAAAAAAGTACTGGATATTGCCATGCGGGCTGTTCAATTCCAAACTGGTACAGCAGTTATCACTAAATCATCCTACAAAAATTTAAATGATGTATTAGTTGTTCTTAATAAATATCCTGAAATGAACTTAAGTATTGAAGGTCATACAGATAGTGTTGCTGATGATGCTTTAAATCAAAAACTTTCAGAAAAAAGAGCAAAAGCTTGTATGGATTATTTAATTAAAAAAGGAATTAATGTAAGTCGTTTAATGTCTGCTGGCTACGGTGAAACAAAACCAGTTGGCGACAATAAAACAAGAGATGGTAGACAATTAAATCGCCGGACTGAATTTAATCCAGTTTGGCGTTAA
- a CDS encoding DUF1761 domain-containing protein, protein MIYVNWLGVILASISSFVLAYFWYNQKFFGRTWQRENNLSDEQLRSGNKTKIYGISFLMIFVYAYMLAKTIIRTDFSGMADGLKFGFMVGTCFAAMSLGINYQFARKSNSLFLIDAAYIVVSSTIMGAIIGWMG, encoded by the coding sequence ATGATATATGTAAATTGGTTGGGTGTAATTTTGGCTTCAATCAGTTCTTTTGTTTTAGCTTATTTTTGGTACAATCAAAAATTCTTTGGAAGAACATGGCAACGTGAAAACAATCTTTCGGATGAACAACTTCGTTCTGGAAACAAAACAAAAATTTATGGAATCTCGTTTCTTATGATATTCGTATATGCATACATGCTTGCAAAAACTATCATACGAACTGATTTTAGTGGCATGGCAGATGGTCTAAAATTCGGATTCATGGTTGGAACTTGTTTTGCAGCAATGAGTTTGGGTATTAATTATCAATTTGCAAGAAAATCAAACTCGCTCTTCTTAATTGATGCTGCTTATATCGTTGTATCTTCCACTATTATGGGAGCCATCATAGGTTGGATGGGATAA
- a CDS encoding FAD-dependent oxidoreductase, whose translation MQPTDIKNPEYFHKVVDCQYACPAHTPVPEYIRLIAAEKYTEAYMLNWESNVFPGILGRTCDRPCEPACRRGRIEEEPVAICRLKRVAADFKGDVRKHMPQGPFPPNGKRIALIGGGPASLTVARDLAPLGYEIHLYDEQEFGGGMMRSQIPSFRLPDEVLSEEVNFILELGIHTHFKTYVKSLKSILEERYDAIFIGTGAPRGKDLDIPGRWDAKANIHIGIEWLASVAFEHTSQIGKKVIVVGGGNTAMDCCRTSRRLGGQDVKVVVRSPFSEMKASPWEKEDAMHEDIPILDCHVPKSFLIEDGKLKGMCFEKVQVQLDASGKRKLIPTGEADVIIEADEVLLAIGQENSFPWIERDLGIEFNQWELPTVDAITYQSSLASVFFGGDASFGPKNVITAVAQGHQAAVSIDLYCQHKNLNERLHPMVNLVSQKMGIHEWAYDSKIVDDIRYIVPQAEKAITLKDRKKEVELGFDLQTAFKEAQRCLNCDAQTIFTTSRCIECDACVDICPTSCISFVPNGEEEDLRTRLGAPANNLSQDLYVSEVLPTTRVMVKDEDVCLHCGLCAERCPTSAWDMQKYFYSVTKAGSCNHIH comes from the coding sequence TTGCAACCAACAGATATTAAAAATCCCGAATACTTTCATAAAGTAGTGGACTGTCAATATGCTTGCCCAGCTCATACCCCAGTTCCTGAATATATTCGGCTCATAGCTGCTGAAAAATATACGGAAGCATATATGCTCAATTGGGAGTCCAATGTATTTCCAGGTATTTTAGGTCGAACCTGCGACCGACCTTGTGAGCCAGCGTGCCGAAGGGGTCGAATTGAAGAAGAACCTGTTGCCATATGTAGGCTAAAAAGGGTCGCTGCTGATTTCAAAGGAGATGTCCGAAAACACATGCCACAAGGTCCATTTCCGCCAAATGGTAAGCGAATTGCCTTAATTGGTGGTGGACCTGCATCTTTAACAGTAGCAAGAGATTTGGCTCCATTAGGTTATGAAATACATCTTTATGATGAACAAGAATTTGGCGGTGGTATGATGCGAAGTCAAATTCCATCTTTTAGGTTACCGGATGAAGTACTTTCAGAAGAAGTCAATTTTATCTTAGAATTAGGCATTCATACCCATTTTAAAACCTATGTTAAGAGTTTAAAATCGATTTTAGAAGAACGATATGATGCTATTTTTATAGGTACAGGAGCACCAAGAGGCAAAGATTTGGATATTCCTGGCAGATGGGATGCTAAAGCGAATATTCATATAGGAATAGAATGGCTGGCGAGCGTAGCATTTGAGCACACCAGTCAAATTGGGAAAAAAGTTATTGTGGTTGGTGGTGGAAACACTGCCATGGATTGTTGCAGAACTTCCAGACGTCTTGGTGGTCAGGATGTTAAAGTAGTTGTGAGAAGTCCATTTTCTGAAATGAAGGCATCACCCTGGGAAAAAGAAGATGCAATGCATGAAGATATCCCTATTTTAGATTGTCACGTACCTAAATCGTTTCTAATAGAAGATGGCAAATTGAAAGGTATGTGTTTTGAAAAAGTTCAAGTACAATTAGATGCTTCCGGTAAACGAAAACTGATACCTACAGGTGAAGCAGATGTAATTATAGAAGCAGACGAAGTTTTATTAGCAATTGGCCAGGAAAATAGTTTTCCTTGGATTGAAAGAGATCTTGGAATTGAATTTAATCAATGGGAATTACCGACGGTTGATGCGATCACTTATCAGTCGAGTTTAGCTTCCGTATTCTTTGGGGGAGATGCTTCTTTTGGACCAAAAAATGTCATTACAGCGGTAGCTCAAGGTCATCAAGCCGCTGTTTCCATTGATCTATATTGTCAGCATAAGAATCTTAACGAACGGTTACATCCAATGGTGAATCTTGTTTCTCAAAAAATGGGTATTCACGAGTGGGCATATGATAGTAAAATTGTTGATGATATTCGGTATATCGTACCGCAGGCTGAAAAAGCAATTACTCTTAAAGATCGCAAAAAAGAAGTTGAATTAGGGTTTGATCTTCAAACAGCTTTTAAAGAAGCTCAAAGATGTCTAAACTGCGATGCACAAACCATTTTTACAACCAGCCGTTGTATTGAATGCGATGCTTGTGTCGATATTTGTCCAACATCCTGTATTTCATTTGTTCCAAATGGCGAGGAAGAAGATTTAAGAACCCGATTAGGCGCTCCAGCAAACAACCTTTCTCAAGACTTGTATGTTTCAGAAGTACTGCCAACGACTCGGGTAATGGTAAAAGATGAAGACGTGTGTTTACATTGCGGACTTTGTGCTGAACGTTGCCCAACTTCAGCATGGGATATGCAAAAATATTTTTATTCAGTGACTAAAGCCGGTTCATGCAATCACATCCATTAA
- the acs gene encoding acetate--CoA ligase, with protein sequence MSYPYQIKSIEQYHTDYKKSIEDPDVFWAEIASHFQWRKKWDKVLEWNFKEPKIEWFINGKLNITENCLDRHLEKLGNCPALIWESNDPEEHHRILSYRELHFKVMQFAQVLRLNGVQKSDRVCIYMGMVPELAIAVLACARIGAIHSVIFGGFSAQSIADRLQDANANFIITCDGAFRGNKEIPLKSVIDESLIQCPFVKKVIVLTRTRTPVSMIKGRDVWWEDEIKKVETMGNPFFEAEEMDSEDPLFILYTSGSTGKPKGVVHSCAGYMIWTNYTFINVFQYAPQDIHFCTADIGWITGHSYILYGPLSAGATTLMFEGIPTWPTASRFWEIIERHKVNTIYTAPTAIRSLMSFGISPIQGKDISSLKVLGTVGEPINEEAWRWYFENIGKKRCPIVDTWWQTETGGCLISNLAGVTPAKPSWATLPLPGVQPILVDENGTEVTEPNEQGFMKGNLCIKAPWPGIFRTTYGDHERCRLNYFASYKNLYFTGDGALKDTAGNFRITGRVDDVLNISGHRIGTAEIENAINMHVGVVESAVVGYPHDIKGQGIYAYVIYNSEHADQDLTRQDILVTVSKVIGPIAKPDKIQFVSGLPKTRSGKIMRRILRKIAEGETDHLGDTSTLLDPGIVHEIKTGKI encoded by the coding sequence ATGTCATATCCGTATCAAATTAAATCAATAGAACAATATCATACTGATTACAAGAAGAGTATTGAAGATCCTGATGTTTTTTGGGCAGAGATTGCATCTCATTTTCAATGGCGTAAAAAATGGGATAAAGTTTTGGAATGGAATTTTAAAGAGCCAAAGATTGAATGGTTTATTAATGGGAAATTAAATATTACAGAAAACTGTCTAGACCGCCATCTTGAAAAACTTGGCAATTGTCCTGCTTTAATTTGGGAATCAAATGATCCGGAAGAGCATCATCGGATATTATCATATCGTGAGTTACATTTTAAAGTAATGCAATTTGCGCAAGTGTTAAGATTGAACGGAGTTCAAAAGAGCGATCGGGTATGTATTTATATGGGCATGGTACCAGAACTTGCGATTGCCGTTTTAGCTTGTGCGCGAATAGGTGCTATTCATTCTGTAATTTTTGGTGGATTTAGTGCTCAAAGTATAGCCGACCGTTTACAAGATGCAAATGCTAATTTTATTATCACTTGTGACGGTGCATTCAGAGGGAATAAAGAAATTCCATTAAAAAGTGTGATTGATGAATCTTTGATTCAATGTCCATTTGTAAAAAAGGTAATTGTTTTGACGCGCACCCGAACACCGGTTTCTATGATAAAAGGGAGAGATGTTTGGTGGGAAGATGAAATTAAAAAAGTGGAAACCATGGGAAACCCATTTTTTGAAGCGGAAGAAATGGATTCAGAAGATCCACTTTTTATATTATACACTTCAGGAAGTACCGGTAAACCAAAAGGAGTTGTTCATAGTTGCGCAGGTTACATGATTTGGACAAATTATACTTTCATAAATGTTTTTCAATATGCGCCCCAAGATATACATTTTTGTACTGCAGATATTGGGTGGATTACAGGACATAGTTATATTCTATACGGGCCCTTAAGTGCAGGTGCAACAACATTAATGTTTGAAGGGATTCCGACTTGGCCAACGGCGAGTCGATTTTGGGAAATTATTGAACGGCATAAAGTAAATACGATTTATACAGCGCCTACTGCAATTAGAAGCCTTATGAGTTTTGGAATTTCACCAATTCAAGGAAAAGACATTTCTTCTTTAAAAGTATTAGGTACTGTAGGGGAGCCAATAAATGAAGAAGCCTGGCGATGGTATTTTGAGAACATCGGTAAAAAACGATGTCCAATTGTAGATACTTGGTGGCAAACGGAAACCGGGGGATGTTTAATTTCTAATTTAGCAGGTGTTACGCCAGCAAAACCAAGTTGGGCTACCTTGCCATTGCCAGGGGTTCAACCAATATTAGTAGATGAAAATGGAACGGAAGTAACGGAACCTAACGAACAAGGATTCATGAAAGGAAATTTGTGTATAAAAGCACCCTGGCCAGGAATTTTTAGAACGACCTACGGGGATCATGAAAGATGTCGTCTTAATTATTTTGCAAGCTATAAAAATTTATACTTTACAGGCGATGGGGCATTAAAAGATACTGCAGGAAATTTTAGAATTACAGGTCGTGTTGATGATGTTTTAAATATTAGTGGACATCGTATAGGTACCGCGGAAATTGAAAATGCAATTAATATGCATGTTGGTGTGGTGGAGAGTGCAGTGGTTGGTTATCCGCATGATATAAAAGGGCAAGGAATTTATGCCTATGTCATTTACAATAGCGAACATGCTGATCAAGATCTTACAAGACAAGATATTCTAGTCACAGTTTCAAAAGTAATTGGACCTATCGCAAAGCCAGATAAAATTCAATTTGTAAGTGGATTGCCAAAAACAAGAAGTGGAAAAATTATGCGTCGTATTTTACGAAAAATTGCAGAAGGAGAAACGGATCATTTGGGAGATACCAGTACATTATTAGATCCAGGTATAGTCCATGAAATAAAAACTGGAAAAATATAA
- a CDS encoding galactose mutarotase, whose product MLEALLRYGNRMEIGLLNYGARMMYLRVPDRNDKLIDIIAGYDDPMLYKKAGFYYGTLCGRYANRIRNGRFSLNGIHYQLDQNLFPHHLHGGNDGFHSKIWRDQQLAEHAMCYNLYSQDGEMGYPGNLKIHFTYQIENEHELNLIYNAISDQDTIINLAFHAYFNLADSDSILDHLLFINADAITEIDSDCVPTGNYISVENTAFDFRKPKKIGKDLFNQEMQLQYGNGYDHNFILNNKGSMDVPAAILYSPESGIKMEIYTTQPGIQFYTCNWDKETDRGKSNKLYKNHSFVCLEPQHFPDSPNHEHFPSTVLLAGESYSHRSKFIFSVV is encoded by the coding sequence GTGTTAGAAGCTTTACTCAGGTATGGAAATCGGATGGAGATCGGTTTATTGAACTATGGGGCTCGGATGATGTATTTGCGAGTTCCGGATAGAAATGATAAACTGATTGATATTATTGCCGGTTATGACGATCCAATGTTGTATAAAAAAGCTGGGTTTTATTATGGAACCCTGTGTGGCCGATATGCAAATCGAATTCGAAATGGAAGATTTAGTTTGAATGGAATCCATTATCAATTAGATCAAAATTTATTCCCACATCATCTGCACGGAGGCAATGATGGGTTTCATTCGAAGATTTGGAGGGATCAACAATTAGCGGAGCATGCAATGTGTTATAATTTGTATTCTCAAGATGGCGAAATGGGTTATCCAGGAAATCTTAAGATTCATTTCACATATCAAATTGAAAATGAACATGAATTAAATTTGATCTATAATGCTATTTCTGATCAGGACACAATCATAAATTTGGCATTCCATGCATATTTTAATTTAGCAGATTCAGATTCTATTCTAGATCATCTATTGTTTATAAATGCAGATGCAATAACTGAAATCGATTCAGATTGTGTGCCAACTGGTAATTATATTTCTGTTGAAAATACAGCATTTGATTTTAGAAAACCTAAAAAAATTGGAAAAGATCTTTTCAATCAGGAAATGCAATTGCAATATGGGAATGGATATGATCATAATTTTATCCTGAATAATAAGGGTTCTATGGATGTTCCTGCGGCAATTTTATATAGTCCTGAGTCGGGAATAAAGATGGAAATTTATACCACACAACCTGGAATTCAATTCTATACCTGTAATTGGGATAAAGAAACAGATCGGGGAAAAAGCAATAAATTGTACAAAAATCATTCATTTGTTTGTTTGGAACCTCAGCATTTTCCAGATAGTCCAAACCATGAACATTTTCCATCTACTGTTTTATTAGCTGGAGAATCCTATAGCCATCGTTCAAAATTTATTTTTTCAGTTGTTTAA